The sequence below is a genomic window from Ciceribacter thiooxidans.
AGAAGCGCTTCACCGCGCTCTCATTGGCGTTTCGCGCGGGATTACTCTGGGTAGCATGTGTGATGTCGGCCATGTACGTGCCTTCTCCCCACTTGTCCTTAAAGAGCCGCCGCCCCATGCGGCCGGGGGCCGAAGCGTGACGCGGCTGGTCTGATGATACGGTCCGGATCGCGTCTGCCCTACTCCCCCGAGCGGACGACGGAGCGACCACGGACGCCATTGTCCGCCTCGCACCGACCTTGTGCAAGCGCCGCAACGGGGTGCGTCGCGGCGCTTGCGAAGGTTCGGATCACACCGCGTGCGGGTGCTTACTTGCAGGCGGCGACGTCGCCCTTGACGCCCTGGCAGGCTTCATCCTTGGAAATCCAGCCGGCGTCGATGACGACGTTCAGGTTGTCCTTGGTGATCGGAAGCGGAGCGAGGAAGACCGACTGCATGGCGACGCCCTTCGGGCCGCCGTCGAAGGAGGTCACGCCTTCGACCTCGTTCATCTTCTTGCCGCCGGCGAGTTCGACGGCGATTTCAGCCGCGCGCTTGCCGAGTTCGCGGCTGTCCTTCCAGACGGAAACGGTCTGGGTGCCGAGCGCGATGCGGTTGAGCGCCGCCTTGTCGGCGTCCTGGCCGGAAACCGGAACGGAACCGGCGAGGCCCTGGGCATCGAGGGCAGCGACCGCGCCGCCGGCGGTGCCGTCGTTCGAGGCGACGACCGCGTCGACCTTGTTGTCGTTGGCGGTCAGGAACTGCTCCATGTTCTTCTGGGCAATTTCCGGCTTCCAGCCGTCGGTATAGGCTTCACCGACGTTCTTGATCTTGCCGGCGTCCATCGCTTCCTTCAGCACTTCCATCTGGCCGGCGAACAGGAAGTCCGCGTTCGGATCGGAGGACGAGCCCTTGATGAAGACGTAGTTGCCTTCCGGCTTCACCTTGAACACTTCGCGGGCCTGCATGCGGCCGACTTCCTTGTTGTCGAAGGTGATGTAGAAGGCATCCGGGTTCTCGATCAGGCGGTCGTAGCCGACGACCGGAATGCCTTCCGCGACGGCCTTTTCGATGGCCGGGCCGATGGCGTCGGAATCCTGGGCGAGAACGATCAGCGCGTTGGCGCCCTGCGAGATCAGGCTTTCGATGTCGGTCAGCTGCTTGGCGGCGGACGACTGGGCGTCAGCGGAAATGTACTTGTCGCCGGACGCTTCGAGCGCGGCCTTGATCGCGGCCTCGTCGGTCTTCCAGCGCTCTTCCTGGAAGTTCGACCAGGAAACGCCGACGACCAGGTCCTTGGCGGCAGCGGCGGAATGCATGGATACGATGACGGCAGCGCATGCCATCAGCTTCGAAATAGACTTCATTTAAGCCTCCCTGTTGGATGCAGGCCGGCGGTGGAACTCCCTCCCCCCTCTCAGCCCTGCGGAAATCACTGTCTCGCTTTCCGGTCTCACCGGTTTTTCTCGACAGTCGAGAAAATAACTGGCAGAAGATTCTCCAGCTGTCAACAGCCCCCGTCCCGCAAGGGCGAGGGCTTGCCAAGAAGCCGGCCGGATGCTTTGGGAGGAGCATGTGCTGCAGACGACCGACATGAGCGGAAAGCCCCTATGCTGACGAAGTCGAGCACCGAGATGGTGCGTCAGCAGAACAGCGTGCTCGTCCTGTCGTCGCTCCGGCGCCACGGCCCGCTCGCCCACACCGACATCGCCGCCGCGACCGGGCTCGCCTCGGCAACCGTCTCGGCGATCACCGCCGACCTCGAGCGGACCGGCGCGCTGGAACGGCACGAACACTCCGTCTCCGGCGGACGCGGCCGGCCGCGGGTGCTCTTTGCCCGTCGGCGCGACCACCGCTACCTGATCACGGTGCGGATTTCTTCCGACACGCTGCAATATTCGCTCGCCGACTATACCGGCACGCTGATCGACCGATTCGACGAGCCGCGCGACGAGGCGGGTCCCTCGACCGCCCAGTTCGTCGAAGCCTTCCGCGAGGCGGTGCTCAGGCTGATGCGCCGCTCCGGCCTCGAGGCCGAGCGCATCGCCGCGATCTCGATCAGCAGCAAGGGCCTCGTCGATCCCGCCGGATCGCGGCTCCTCTGGTCGCCGGTCTTCGGCTACGAGGAGATCGATTTTTCCGCAGCACTCACCCTTCCGCCATCGATGCGGGTACGGCTCAACAACGAGACGCCGCTGGTGGCGCAGGCGCTCGCGCGGCGGGCCGACCGCGACGGCGGCACACCCTTCCGCTCACTGGCCGCCCTCTCGCTCGGCCACTCCATCGGCCTCGGCATCGCCCGGCGGGGCGCGGCGGGCGATATCGAGGTGAGCGCGCCGAATTTCGGGCACATGCTGAACGCCGCCGACGGCAAGCTCTGCCGCTGCGGCACGCGCGGCTGCATCGAGGCATCGGCCGGTTTCTACGGCATCCTCAGGACCGCCTTCGAAGTGCCACCCGACACCATCCCGGCGAAATTCGTGCCGCTCGCCGAGATGGACAAGATCGCGCTGCGGGCCCGCCAGGGCCACCGCATGTCGGAATATGCCTTCCGCCAGGCGGGGCTCGCGATCGGCCAGGGGCTTTCGCGCATGCTGAGCCTCTTCGGCGACATGCCGGTGGCGATCGCCGGCCACGGCACGCGCTACATGGACCTCCTGTCGCGCGGGCTGGAAGAAGGGCTGCAGCAATCACTGCACGTGCGCATCTACGGCACGCCGAAGATCACCGTCGTCGCCGACGAGGCGACGCTGGTCTTCGAAGGCCATGTCGAGCGGGCGCTCGCCGAAATCGACCACGACGTGGCAGCGGCACGCGCAGAAGACGTGACGGCGTGAACCTGCCGGCCGAAACAACCGACGCTGCCACCTTTCGCCGCCTTGCCGACGCCGGTGTCGGGACGTAAGACTTCCCATACGCAAGGTTGTCGTTCGCCCCTTGATTCCCGCCGCGGCATGCCGCCGGCGAAACCGGTGCGGGCGGCAACGTCACGGGAGGAGGACCGATGTCCACGGCAGCCTATGTCTTCGACGCCTACGGCACCCTGTTCGACGTGCATGCCGCGGTGCGCCGCCATGCCGAGCGTGCCGGGCCGGACTACCAGATCTTCTCCGAAATGTGGCGGGCGAAGCAGCTCGAATATTCCTGGGTGCGCACGCTGATGGGCGCCTACCGCGATTTCTGGAGCCTGACGGAAGAGGCACTCGACTACACCTTCGAGCGCTTTCCCGGCGTCGACCGGAAGCTCCGGGCCGACCTGCTCGCCGCCTACTGGACGCTCGACTGCTATCCGGAAGTGCCGGCGGTGCTGAAGGACATCAAGGCGCACGGCGCAAAGGTGGCGATCCTTTCCAACGGCTCGCCGCTGATGCTCGCCGCGGCGGTGAAGAACGCAGCCCTCGAAACGGTGATCGACGACGTCTTTTCCGTCGATGCGCTCGGGCTCTACAAGACCGCGCCCGCCGTCTACGAGATCGTCACCACCACCTACCGGCTCTATCCCGATGCGGTCTCCTTCCAGTCGTCGAACCGCTGGGATGCCGCCGGCGCCAAGAAGTTCGGCTTCCGCACCGTCTGGGTGAACCGCAGCCGGATGCCCGACGAGTACCGGGATTTTCCGCCCGACCTCATCCTGCCCTCGCTCGAAAGTCTCTGACATGGCGTGGTCGGCGGAACTGTACCTGAAGTTCGAGGACGAGCGGACGCGGCCGGCACGCGACCTGCTTTCGCATGTGCCGCTTGCCGAGGCGAAGCGCGCCTACGACCTCGGCTGCGGACCGGGAAACTCGACCGCGCTCATCGTCGAGCGCTTCGGCGGCGACGCGGTCACCGGCCTCGACAGCGATGCCGACATGCTCACAAAGGCCCGCGCACGGCTGCCGGAGACATCCTTCGTCGCGGCCGATCTTTCCACCTGGGAGCCGCCGCACGACGTCGATCTCTTCTATGCCAATGCCGTGCTGCAATGGCTGCCGGGCCATCTGGCCCTGATGGAGCGGCTGATGGCGCATCTGGCGCCGGGCGGCGTGCTCGCCGTGCAGATGCCGGACAATCTCGACGAGCCCTCCCACCGCGCGATGGAGGCGACGGGCGCCGCCGGTCCCTGGCGCGCGCTCTTCGCCGGTGGGCGCATCCGCCGCACGGCGTTACCCCCGCCCGCCGCCTATTACGACCGGCTATCGTCCCATGCGCGCCGCGTCGACCTGTGGCACACGGACTATTATCATCCGATGGAAAGTGCCGAAGCGATCGTCGAATGGGTGAAGGGCACCGGGCTTCGCCCCTATCTCGACGCGGCCGGCGCGGAGCATCACGACGCCTTTCTTGCGGACTACACCGCCCGTATCGAGCGGGCCTATCCGCCGATGGCCGACGGCCGGCGGCTCCTGCGCTTTCCCCGGCTCTTCATTGTTGCCGTGAAGGCGTGAGGGGGAGAATCCGGGCCGGGCGCCTCTTCTCCCCTCGGGGAGAAGTGCCGAGCGCATGCGAGGCGATGAGGGGGCTGCCCGGCACAACTTTTGCGCTTCGCGCCCCCCTCATCCGGCCCTGCGGGCCACCTTCTCCCCGCTGGGGAGAAGAGGGAGGCCGTTTCGTGCGCCGCTCAAAATCCATATGCAATTTCCCTGCCGTGAAGGCTGAGGGGGATTCAGAACGCCGACAGGCCTGCAGTCGAGCTTTTCGACAATTGCGGCAGACACCCCCATCCGTCATGCCGGCCACCGAGCCGGCATCCAGTGCGATCAAGTCCTTGATCGCGAAAGGACTCTTTCACGGCGCAGACGCGCCGTTGCTGGCCCCCGGATCAGGTCCGGGGTGACGGAGGATGTGGAGCCGCATCAAAAAGACGAGCCTTTCAGCAACCGTGGAAGCCCTCACGCCCGCTTGCGGTCGGGGACGCGGGCGGCGGCGAGGCGGATGTCTTCGCCCGGCTGCGGCTTGCCGAAATAGTAGCCCTGCCCTTCCTCGCAGCCCATGGCGGCGAGCATCTGCCATTCCGTCTCGCCCTCGATGCCTTCGCAGACCACGCGCGCGCCGAAGCCGGCGGCGAGCGACTTGACGGCGCCGACGATCGTCAGGCTCGCCGGGTCGGTCGCAAGCCGGCGGACGAAGGACTGGTCGATCTTGATGAAATCGAGCGGGAAGCGGGCGAGATAGCCGAGCGAGGAATAGCCGGTGCCGAAGTCGTCGAGCGCGATCTTCACGCCAAGCGCGCGCAATGCGGCGAGCTGGGCGAGGATCTCGTCGGAAACGTCGAGGAAGGCCGATTCGGTAATTTCGAGGTGCAGGCGTTCGGGCGAAAGGCCGCTTTCGGAAAGCGCCTTCCGGACGACCGCCACCATATCCATGCGGGTGAACTGCAGCGGCGAGACGTTGACCGAGACGCTGAGCGCCTCCGGCCAGGTGATCGCCTGCCGGCAGGCTTCCTCGACCACGAAGGCGCCGAGTTCGCAGATGAAGCCGCTCGCCTCGGCGATCTCGATGAATTCGAAGGGCGGGACGACGCCGAATTCCGGATGGCGCCAGCGCACCAGCGCCTCGGCCCCGGTGAGGCTGCCGCGGGCGAGCTCCACCTGCGGCTGGTAGAGGAGGAAGAACTGGCCGGCGGCGAGCGCGCCCTTCATCTCCGCCTCCAGCGCGCGGGCGCGAATCTGGCGGCGCGCCTCGTCGGAATCATGGAGGCTGTAGCCGGAGCCGACGCTCTTGCGGGCGTGGTCGAGTGCTGCTTCCGCCCCGGCGACGAGGCCGGCGGGATCGCGGCCTTCGCCCGAGACGCAGATGCCGATGCGGGCACCGATCTCGGCGACCGAAGGACCGAGCACGAAGGCGCGCGACAGAAGGCCGATCAGGTGCTCGGCGAATTCGGCCGGCGGCATGGCGAGCGCCGCAGACGGCACGGCGACGGAGAAGCCGTCGCCTTCGCTGCGGGCGACCAGCGCGCCGCGCGGCGCGTTCTCCTTAAGCCGCATCACCACCGCCTTCAGGAGATCGTCACCGGTCGAGCGGCCGAGGACCATGTTGATCGCCGCGAAACGGTGGAGGTTGATCGCAAAGACCGACCAGTCGTCGCAAGCAACCGCATCCATGCGGCGGACGAGCTCGTCGCGGCGAAGCGCGCCGGTCAGTTCGTCATACTGGGAGAGCGCCTTCAGCTTTTCCGCGTAGGCGCGCTTGGCGGTGACGTCGCGCACGGTCACGCAGGCGACGTAGGGAACATCGGCAGGGTCGGCGGCCTCCTCCGCGGTTTCGAGGAGCGAGATGGCGACATGACCCTCGAGATGGCGATGGCCTGCGGCTTCCCGCAATTCCAGTTCGAAGTCGACGGGGAGCGCCCCCGCCTCGCCCTTCTGCCGGCGCGCCCTTTCGAGTGCCGCCTGCATGGGAAGCGGCGCATTGGCCGAGAAATCGGAAACGAGCGCGCGATGAAGGCCGGGGCCGAAGATCGTCTCGGCGGACCGGCTGACTTCGACGAGGCGGCCTTGGTGGTCGAGGATGACGACACCGTCGACGCTGTCGTCGATGACACGACGGAGAAGCGTCTGCGAATTGCGGCTCTCGACCTGCGCCAGCGCGGCGAGCCAGTTGCCGATGTCGACATGCTCGATCAGGTAGAGCAGCAGGCCGGTCGCGAGCACGAGCTCAATGCCCGCGGACGGCAGGACGAGCGAATAGCGCTGCTGCAGGTAGAAGGCCGCGCCTTCGACCGCGGCCGCCGTCAGGCCGAGAAGTGGCAGCAAGAGCCAGCCGGAGAGCGGCCGGCCGGAACGGATCGACAGAACGAGGAGGCCGGCGATGGCGACCGCATAGGGCGTCGGATCGAGGGGGACCGGAACGCGATCCTGCAACAGCGTCTCGGCGCCGAGGATATGCAGCATCGGGCCGCCGAGCAGGCCGTAGACGGGCACGGCGAAGACGTCCTTCAGCTCGGCCGCATAGGCGCCGACGACGACCGAGCGACCGGCGAGCGCATCCGCCGGCACCCGGCCGGAAAGCAGATCGGAAACGGAAAAGACCGGAACGCTCGCCGGCGAGATCGAGAAATCGATGCCGAAGCTTGCCGCACTCGGTTCCGGTTCGCCGGCAAGCAGGGCTGCGACCGACTGCACCACCTGACCGTCGAGCGTCACGCCGAGAGGCAGATCGCGCACGACGCCGTCGGCATCGGCGGCAACATTGGCGGCGGCGAGCCAGGCATTCGCCTCGAAATCGGAAAGCGGACGGGAGACCACGGTCTCCGGCGTCTCGTCGGCGGCTGCGCGGTATTGCACGAAGGCGGGCAGCGCGACGCCGCCGCCGGCATCGGCGAGCGCCTTTGTGAGCCGGGCGTCGGCCGCAGCGGTGGAGCGGGTGCTGAAATCGATGTCGAGGAAGATATCGGCGGCGCCGGCCGCGACCAGCCGGTCGATGACTTGCGCATGAACATCGCGCGGCCAGGGCCAGACGCCGATTTGATCGAGGCTCGCCTTGTCGATGGCGACGAAGACGAACTTGCCGCCCGCCGCGCGCGGCGCCGCGGCGGCACGCCATTCATTCAGGAAGAGATCGACGCCCTTCAGGACGCCGAGCGGGGGCAGCGCCAACGGCATGACGAGGAGAAGGAGCGCGGTGAGCACGCTGTAGGTGCCCGCCCGTCCCAGTCTCCGTGTCAGCCTGCGCAGTGCCCCCATGACCATCAGCCGCGTTTCGGGGGCTTCTTGCCGTGGCCGCCGTGACCATGGTCATCGTCGCCACCCTTGTTGCCGTGGTCATCGTGGCCGCCGCCGTGACCGCCACCATTGCCACCGCCCTTGCCACCGCCGTTTCCGCCATTGCCGTTGCCACCGGCATTCCCGTTGCCGTTACCGTTGCCGCCGGAACCGCCCTTGCCGGAACTGCCCTTGCCGGAATTGCCGCCCGAGCCGTTGCCCGAATTGCCGTTGCCGGTCGTCGTCGCAGTCTCGCCGCTGGCGGTACTGCCGGTATTGCCGGTGTTTTCGGCCTTGTTCGTCTTCTCGGCGGCCGCCGCGATGGCGGCCGGGCTCTTCGGCCCGAGGACGGCGACCCTGGCCGCCTTCGGCGCCGCGGAAACGACGGCGTATTTCGGTCCAACGCCCTGCACCCGCATAGCCCGGCGGCTCTTCGGATCGACGGTGACGCTCTGGCCCGGGCTCACATGGGTCTGCTCGCCGCGGGCGAAGCCGGTGACCTCGACGAGGCCGCGCTCGACGCCGACCGAGGCCTTGGTGCGATCGACCTTGACCTCGAACTTCGTGCCCTTGACGACGGCCGCGAGGAACGGCGTCTGCACCGAGGTATGCGGCTTGTTGCGCGTCTCGATGTCGAAGAGCATCGACCCGTATTGCTGGGCGACCTCGGTCTTGCGGACGAAGAAGCCCGATGTGGTGATCGAGGCCAGACTGTTCGGCTGGAAGGTGATGCTCTCCTTGTTGCGGGTGAGGACCAGCCGCCCGCGCGCGCCGGTGACGACCAGCGCCTTGTTCGGGATCGTCGTGCCCACCGTGACGGCGGTCCAGCTCTTGTTGTCGAGCGTATACTGCACCGGCTGGCTCACCTTGGCGGCGACCCACTCGGCGGCACTGACGGCACCCGCGGACACGAGAAGAAGAAGCAAAACGGAAAGAAATCTGGCCGAAAGAGACATATACATCACTCCAATCTCACAGGCATTGGAGGTAAAGCCCCTTAATCTTAAGTGAAGACAAGCGCTCTTCGGCCGTCCTGCTTAAAACGGCGTAAACGGAACCTTTCGCATTGTCGCGAAGTCTCAACCCTGACGGGCGGCGGCCTTGATCCGGCGGTTGAAAACCGCGACGATCGCCCCTTGCCGCTCGATGCCGCAATACAACGGAGAAGCCCATGCAGATCGTTTCCGCCAACGGCGCCGCCATTCCCGCCCTCGGCTTCGGCACCTTCCGGATGCCCGGACCCGACGTGATCCGCATCCTGCCGCTCGCGCTCAAGACCGGCTTCCGCCATGTCGACACCGCGCAGATCTACGGCAACGAGGCGGAAGTGGGCGACGTGATCGCCACCTCCGGCATTCCCCGCGAGGAGATATTCCTCACCACCAAGGTCTGGGTGGACCGCTTCGCGCGCAAGGATTTCCTGCCCTCCGTCGACGAGAGTCTCAAGAAGCTCCGGACCGACTATGTCGACCTCCTGCTCCTGCACTGGCCGAAGAGCCCGGTGCCGCTCGCCGAGCAGATCGGCTGCCTGAACGAGGTGGTGAAGGCCGGCAAGGTGCGCCATATCGGGGTCAGCAACTACAATTGCGCGCTGATGGGCGAGGCGGTGGCGCTCTCCGAGGCACCGATCGTCACCAACCAGGTGGAATACCACCCCTATCTCGACCAGACCGAGGTCATCGCCGCCGCCCGCTCCTACGGCATGGCGATCACCGCCTATTACGCGATGGCCGACGGGCGCGTGCCGAAGGAGCCGCTCCTGCAGGACATCGGCGCCCGCCACGGCAAGACGGCGGCGCAGGTGGCGCTGCGCTGGCTGGTGCAGCAGCAGGGCGTGGTGGCACTCACCAAGACGGCGACGGAAAGCCGGATCGCCGAAAACTTCGCCGTCTTCGACTTCCACCTCGACGCGCAGGAGATGGACGCGATCTCCGCGCTCGCCCGTCCCGACGGGAGGATCGTCAATCCGGCGCATCTGGCGCCCGAGTGGGATTGATGGGGGCTTGATCGGATGGGGTGTGTGCAAGTTCGATTAGGTGCCATTGCCATTAGTAGGGGACGCTCTAAACGCACCACTACTCGAATGTAGTCTTTCAAAAGCGCGGATGCTACACAGATCAAGGGCAGTCCTCCCCAACAGGTTGCGGTCTTGAACAAGAATTGGCTGGGTTGAACGTGAGGGTACAACGAGAGACAGAGAGGGTTTCGCAAGTCACACCGACATCGCAGGGCGATATCGTGAGATTCGAGTGGCCAGATGGTGAGACTGGCCCAGATCTGGGTGTGATCATTAACGCCGATTGCGATTTGATGCACGGAAAGACCGATGGCGTTATCGCACTCCTTCCCATCTATTCGTTCTACGACTATCTTCGCTTCTTCTGGGCGCCTAGCTACATGCACGAAGTCATTGCGGCTAGCACGCAGGCCATTCTCAAGCTCGCAAATGACGACGACGCCACGGCATTGCACGATTGGCTGACCACAGCCGGGGTTGAGAAGGTGAGTTCGTCAATCGCGATGCATAATGGGCTTAAGAAAGGCCAAGTGGAGCAGCTAGGTCGAGAACTGAAGCGGCTGGCGGTTTGCCTGGATGCTGGGCAGGATGCCATCATGCGCTTTCAGCAGTTGTGCCACGCAGCCGCTGACCCGGCTGGCTATGCGCGTACTCAGATTAGCAGCGCCAAAAAGGCGATGGGAGAAGGGCACTTCTTCATCAGCGATCTTATTGACGAGCAGTCGGTTGGCTTCGTCATTCGTATGCGTCGCATATATACAGTGCCGGAGCACAACTATTTCACAGCTACCAGCGAACAGATGTCTAAAAGCCAAGGGACTAGGGTGACTGCCGTGCGCGTTGCCAAGCTGACAGAATTGTATCGCGTCAAAGTCCTTCAACTATTCTCGCAACAATATTCTCGAATTGGCCTTCCTGACGATGTGACCGCGCTAAGTTCATTAGCCATAGATGATATTGTTGCGAAATTTTCGGGAGAACATAAGTGAAGGCAATCGTCTTAACTCCGAAGACTTTGTTTAGATTAAACCAATTTTCAATATCAGACGAATGGTTCAATCATTTTGGACTTCCGGAACATGAGAACAACATAAAACGCGTTGTCGTCGGCAATATTGTTTATTTTCTTGAGCGCGAACTTGAGAGTGACGATTGCCCTGTAATAGTCATAAACCTTGGCGCTGAGGGCGTATTCTCTGACGCTCCATCACGCGCGGCGACACTTGAACGGATTATTACTACAGCCAGATCAATATATACTGACAGCGTCAGCATCCCGACTAGCTGGAGAAAACATCACGAAGGTAGCTTTCTCTCTATACAAGCAACCCCGCGCAATTATGGCTGGCGAGCTAGACTCCACTTCAACATAAGGCCGAGGGGCTCCAAGGATCTGTTCGCCTTCTCCCGACTAGACGACACTGTCGCCTTTTCAAATCTTGATTTGCACCTCGATATTTACGACGCGGCGAAGGCGGATCTGGCGCAGGCCGTCCTCACGGCGCATGAGCCTACTCCGATGGAATCGCGAGCGGGAATAACGCTGAGTCAGCGCCTCCCTCAGGGCTTTATACAGGGAGCGACTCTTGATCAATGGTACACGTCTAAGTTGACAGTTGAGCAACGACAATTCGTGGACAAACCTCATGATGGGCCTGTTCGTCTGAGGGGTTCCGCCGGCACCGGTAAGACCCTGTCTTTGGTCATCAAGTTCTTGCGCGACGCGATCGCGGCCGAATCAGATCATCGCCCGATGAAGTTTGGCTTTCTGACCCATAGCTTCGCCTCAGTAGATCTAGTCAACTCTATCGGTGAGAGCCTAGATACGACCGGGTTGTTCTATGCATCAGGCAAGAACGTGAAGCTGGAAGTGCGCACACTCTATGATCTCGCGCACAAGCATCTAAACTTTGAATTGGACCAACTTATTCCTCTCTCCTTGGATGGGCGCGAGGGCAGACGGCTGCAATCCGAGCTTATTGAAACGGTTCTAAGGGAGCTCGCCAATTCGAATATTGCGGGGGCCCAGTTCCAGGACGTATCGCCGGACATCAAACAGCGATGGAGCGCAGCGGCCTCGGGAGGCGACAAGCGGCTGATTGCCGAGGTGATGAACGAGTTCGCAAGTGTGCTTGATGCTGAAGGTGTTCGTTCCGGAGAGGAAAAAGGGGAACGATACGCCAAAGGCACCGCTCCTCGCCCGGCGTGGCTTATGCAGCTTCATACGGAAGCGGACCGCCGTTTCGTTCTCGAAATCCATCGACGCTACCGCAAGCACCTCGGCGAGATGAATACGCTAAGTGTTGATCAGATGATCGGCGACTTCAACTCCTTTCTGGACTCTAATCGGTGGGACCGCATCCGGAGCCGTGATGGTTACGACGTCCTGTTCGTTGATGAACTCCATCTGTTCACTTCAGTGGAAAGGCAGATCCTACACAAACTCATCAAGCGAAATGTCGAAGAGGATGGACGCCCGAAGCGCCCGGCAATCTTTATGGCCTACGATCTCAAACAGAGTCCGAGGGACACCTTCGCGACCTATGGCGACGGAGATCAGAATTTGTTTAGCGCCTCCACAGGACTGCAGGGCTCCGAGCTTGTGAAATTGGAGCGCATTTTTAGGTA
It includes:
- a CDS encoding UvrD-helicase domain-containing protein, translated to MKAIVLTPKTLFRLNQFSISDEWFNHFGLPEHENNIKRVVVGNIVYFLERELESDDCPVIVINLGAEGVFSDAPSRAATLERIITTARSIYTDSVSIPTSWRKHHEGSFLSIQATPRNYGWRARLHFNIRPRGSKDLFAFSRLDDTVAFSNLDLHLDIYDAAKADLAQAVLTAHEPTPMESRAGITLSQRLPQGFIQGATLDQWYTSKLTVEQRQFVDKPHDGPVRLRGSAGTGKTLSLVIKFLRDAIAAESDHRPMKFGFLTHSFASVDLVNSIGESLDTTGLFYASGKNVKLEVRTLYDLAHKHLNFELDQLIPLSLDGREGRRLQSELIETVLRELANSNIAGAQFQDVSPDIKQRWSAAASGGDKRLIAEVMNEFASVLDAEGVRSGEEKGERYAKGTAPRPAWLMQLHTEADRRFVLEIHRRYRKHLGEMNTLSVDQMIGDFNSFLDSNRWDRIRSRDGYDVLFVDELHLFTSVERQILHKLIKRNVEEDGRPKRPAIFMAYDLKQSPRDTFATYGDGDQNLFSASTGLQGSELVKLERIFRYTPQIAEFLADLDATFPAIDIPGEWDAYSGKAELESGSVPDLTVFPDEVSLFSTVFNDAHKVARSIHGGGRRVAVLCAGDDQFDTYLIAASGQFPGKYLPITSREPSSELRHAGKRFIFSMPEYVAGLQFDTVFLIHVDASEATLDAGDGIRRRFISNIYLGSSRAEKTLRISACMSRGGKSDILDMALDRKSLIETAPPPGKKRRL